One genomic segment of Patescibacteria group bacterium includes these proteins:
- a CDS encoding AI-2E family transporter, with the protein MTGDFNRTTIEISSGTIIRIILFLILVALLYYLRDLVLIVLTAIVIASAIEPAAKWFMRYRFPRVLAVLVVYIIIVFFFLGLFYFFLPPILDEAAGFLSTLPTYLDSLNSSSSFPGSGFLSPPDGAEPFSLGNYVSELQSSFSNITGGFFKTISVIFGGVFSLLLIIIFSFYFAVQETGIDDFIKVITPVKHQKYAVGLWRRSQHKIGLWMQGQLLLALIIGVLVYLGLTILGVPYAFLLAILAAVAELIPVFGPILAGIPAALIAFIDGGASFMFMVIGLYVIIQQFENYLIYPLVVTKVVGVPPLLVILALIIGAQLAGFLGIILSVPVAAAVQELVNDVRKVKEKIQVEAAEETQ; encoded by the coding sequence GATTTTAACAGGACAACCATAGAGATAAGTTCAGGAACTATAATACGAATTATTCTGTTTCTGATTCTTGTCGCACTTCTCTATTATCTTCGCGATCTTGTACTTATTGTGCTAACGGCGATAGTTATTGCCTCAGCCATTGAACCAGCGGCAAAATGGTTTATGCGATATCGATTTCCTCGAGTGCTCGCCGTGCTCGTGGTATATATCATTATCGTTTTTTTCTTTCTCGGACTCTTTTATTTCTTTTTGCCACCAATTCTGGACGAGGCGGCTGGATTTTTATCGACACTACCTACGTATCTGGACTCACTTAATTCATCTTCTTCATTTCCGGGTAGTGGTTTTCTGAGTCCACCTGATGGAGCAGAGCCATTTTCTCTTGGTAATTATGTGTCTGAATTGCAATCATCGTTTTCAAATATAACAGGTGGATTTTTCAAAACCATAAGCGTTATATTTGGAGGTGTGTTTAGCCTTTTGTTGATTATTATATTTTCATTTTATTTTGCTGTTCAGGAAACTGGTATTGATGACTTTATCAAAGTTATTACACCTGTTAAACACCAGAAATATGCAGTGGGATTATGGCGTCGTTCACAGCATAAAATTGGATTATGGATGCAAGGACAACTACTTCTGGCACTCATTATAGGTGTATTGGTGTATCTTGGCCTTACAATTTTGGGTGTGCCGTATGCATTTTTGTTGGCGATTCTCGCTGCGGTAGCGGAATTGATTCCGGTATTTGGCCCCATACTTGCGGGAATTCCTGCGGCATTGATTGCCTTTATTGACGGTGGAGCATCGTTCATGTTCATGGTTATAGGTTTGTATGTAATCATTCAACAATTTGAAAATTATCTCATCTATCCGCTTGTGGTTACAAAAGTTGTCGGTGTGCCGCCACTACTCGTCATTCTTGCACTTATTATCGGAGCGCAACTTGCCGGTTTTCTCGGTATTATATTGTCGGTTCCAGTAGCAGCAGCGGTGCAGGAGTTGGTAAATGATGTGAGGAAAGTAAAAGAGAAGATTCAAGTAGAAGCCGCTGAAGAGACGCAATAG